The following coding sequences lie in one Nycticebus coucang isolate mNycCou1 chromosome 18, mNycCou1.pri, whole genome shotgun sequence genomic window:
- the LOC128570199 gene encoding nuclear envelope pore membrane protein POM 121C-like, translating to MGSYLDKSGPQQPAPGQEGRDKQERPDCRPPARTSAPTLVTHPVRHVYHSLPTPLLPASRRHCHRDFGTSSKRYVTVSQRWDPLPQPGYSHVGVLPRVSWDGCPNKKTLLPVCDFRWVGRPGTVRIPPPDRKWTRSAGPEQVISSALSSPSRDVPDPSAKETVPSALKDRMKKTVRGEDQIFADGQENRRSCHDSSGTGHSALEPLPKPECLKKGPDSQSSEDPLNKRSCTSSASSLASTYTCGIPVPRRNAITSSYSSTRGFSGLQKRSGPSSSPSLSRSQTQQRPAK from the coding sequence ATGGGCAGTTACCTGGACAAATCTGGCCCGCAGCAGCCTGCACCAGGTCAGGAGGGCAGGGACAAACAGGAGAGGCCAGACTGCCGCCCACCTGCCCGGACCTCAGCTCCCACCCTGGTGACCCATCCTGTCCGCCATGTTTACCACTCGCTCCCCACTCCTCTGCTCCCGGCCTCCAGGAGGCATTGCCACAGGGACTTTGGGACATCCTCAAAACGCTACGTGACGGTATCTCAAAGATGGGATCCACTTCCACAGCCCGGGTATTCCCATGTGGGCGTACTTCCCAGGGTGTCCTGGGATGGCTGCCCCAACAAGAAGACCCTGCTACCTGTTTGTGATTTCAGGTGGGTGGGCCGCCCAGGGACTGTGAGGATCCCCCCTCCTGACAGAAAATGGACTCGTTCTGCAGGACCAGAGCAGGTGATCAGCTCAGCACTGTCCTCACCATCACGTGACGTCCCAGACCCAAGTGCCAAGGAGACTGTTCCGAGTGCCCTCAAAGACAGGATGAAAAAGACAGTGAGGGGAGAAgaccaaatatttgctgatggcCAGGAAAATAGAAGAAGTTGCCATGACAGCAGTGGGACTGGACATTCAGCCCTTGAGCCCCTGCCTAAGCCTGAGTGTCTGAAGAAAGGTCCCGATTCACAGAGCTCAGAGGACCCCTTGAATAAGAGATCATGCACATCTTCTGCGAGCTCCTTGGCCAGCACGTACACATGTGGCATCCCCGTCCCTAGACGCAATGCCATTACCAGCTCCTACAGCTCTACCCGAGGCTTCTCAGGGCTCCAGAAGAGAAGCGGGCCCAGTTCCTCGCCCTCCTTATCGCGCTCCCAGACACAACAGAGGCCTGCAAAGTAA